From one Rosa rugosa chromosome 4, drRosRugo1.1, whole genome shotgun sequence genomic stretch:
- the LOC133742807 gene encoding uncharacterized protein LOC133742807, translating into MVKTNFGPFPRPDQLKGKKYCKFHNLWNHNTVDCVKLKDQIQVWLNNGSLQVEAPTTAAALVDLNPFPDTGINMVDVNWTRQSRRKPTLDLNTKGGEEKYDEDETPAKTKAKPVGQASSVVLCS; encoded by the coding sequence atggtgaagacaaaCTTTGGACCTTTTCCTCGACCGGACCAGCTGAAAGGGAAGAAGTACTGTAAATTCCACAacttgtggaatcataatacagttGACTGCGTGAAGCttaaggaccagattcaggtatggctcaataatggCAGCTTACAGGTGGAAGCTCCGACGACCGCAGCGGCATTAGtagacctgaacccttttcctgacactgggATCAATATGGTTGACGTGAACTGGACAAGGCAGAGTCGGAGGAAACCAACCTTAGATTTGAACACAAAGGGGGGAGAAGAAAAGTACGACGAGGATGAGACTCCTGCAAAGACAAAAGCTAAACCAGTTGGTCAAGCCTCATCCGTGGTCCTCTGCTCATGA